The stretch of DNA TGGAATGATTTCTCCTAGAGAGTGGAGCTCATTGATGATGGAGGTGAATCGAGTatgcatgtcctgaatggactcatcaTCCTTCATCCTGAATAGTTTATACTCAGTAGTGAGCATGTCGATCTTTGACTGCCTAAATTGAGTTGTTCCTTCATGTGCTGTTTGGAGAGCCTCCCAGATCTCCTTAGCGGATTGACATGCAGAGATTTTGCAATACTCGTCTGGACCAATACCACAGACGAGGATTTTTTTTGTTCGGAAGTTTTTCTCTATAGATTTGCGGTCAGCATCGTTGTACTCCTTCCTTGTTTTTAGAACTGTCACTGCTGGCTCACCAATGGTCTTCATGGGAACGAAGGGGCCATCGCAGATGACATCCTAGAGCTCAGAATCCTCAGCCATG from Nicotiana tomentosiformis chromosome 11, ASM39032v3, whole genome shotgun sequence encodes:
- the LOC138901372 gene encoding uncharacterized protein; its protein translation is MKTIGEPAVTVLKTRKEYNDADRKSIEKNFRTKKILVCGIGPDEYCKISACQSAKEIWEALQTAHEGTTQFRQSKIDMLTTEYKLFRMKDDESIQDMHTRFTSIINELHSLGEIIPRNKLVRKILSILHGSWERKVNAITEAKDLQKLTIDELIGNMKTYEMKNKKDHERR